A window from Primulina eburnea isolate SZY01 chromosome 2, ASM2296580v1, whole genome shotgun sequence encodes these proteins:
- the LOC140824055 gene encoding uncharacterized protein, with the protein MTAVDSNTEGIFFVYRYGGTGKTFIWKTMSACLRSNGEIFLNVTSSGIASLLLLGGRTAHSRFSIPFNPTEESTSNIKQGSPLAELIVKSKLIIWDEASTHKFCFEALDKRDGKIGEENDGYATIYIPNELLLKDYNDPIATIVESTYPLFGQLCNIFPAKSYIGPEF; encoded by the exons atgactGCTGTTGATTCGAATACGGAAGGGATTTTCTTTGTATATAGATATGGAGGTACTGGAAAAACATTTATTTGGAAAACTATGTCTGCATGCTTGAGATCAAATGGAGAAATTTTTTTGAACGTGACATCAAGTGGTATAGCATCTCTTCTGCTCCTTGGTGGAAGAACCGCTCATTCTCGCTTTTCAATTCCATTTAATCCTACCGAGGAATCAACATCCAATATCAAGCAAGGAAGTCCTCTTGCAGAACTTATAGTAAAATCGAAACTTATCATTTGGGATGAGGCTTCAACGCACAAGTTTTGTTTTGAAGCTCTGGATAAAA GGGATGGAAAAATTGGAGAAGAAAATGATGGTTATGCAACAATATATATTCCTAACGAACTTTTGCTGAAAGATTACAATGATCCTATTGCAACAATTGTTGAGAGCACATATCCGTTGTTTGGGCAGTTATGCAACATATTTCCAGCAAAGAGCTATATTGGCCCCGAATTTTGA